The following proteins come from a genomic window of Actinomarinicola tropica:
- a CDS encoding DMT family transporter, with protein sequence MLWVTASWGACFVAIDWGLRDAPVLWFAALRSLIAGAALAVFAAIQQRPLPTGVRSWWLIALLALTNAGVAFAAMFGGVAGLATGTAAVLANAQPLLIVLPAWWLYGEQVTVRTGAALAVGFAGLLVVAVPAGGGKGAWLSILAAAAITVGTLLARRLAGTDVVQAAGWHFIIGGAGLAAVAAAVEGLPRITWTPRFVLVLAFLALVGTALAFWAWFTETLRSPLAPLAAWTFLTPLFGVAFAFVAGADTPAGWTAAGLVLVLAALWVVLRHPNPVAAAPPGRPQ encoded by the coding sequence ATGCTGTGGGTCACGGCCTCATGGGGCGCGTGCTTCGTGGCCATCGACTGGGGCTTGCGCGATGCGCCCGTGCTCTGGTTCGCCGCGCTGCGGTCCCTGATCGCCGGCGCGGCCCTGGCTGTGTTCGCCGCGATCCAGCAGCGTCCCCTGCCGACCGGTGTTCGCTCATGGTGGCTGATCGCGCTGCTGGCGCTCACCAACGCCGGCGTCGCGTTCGCGGCGATGTTCGGGGGTGTGGCGGGGTTGGCGACCGGAACGGCAGCCGTGTTGGCCAACGCGCAACCCCTGCTGATCGTGCTGCCCGCATGGTGGCTCTACGGTGAGCAGGTCACCGTCCGCACCGGCGCGGCCCTGGCCGTCGGGTTCGCCGGGCTCTTGGTCGTGGCCGTGCCCGCCGGCGGCGGCAAAGGGGCGTGGCTGTCGATCCTCGCCGCCGCCGCCATCACCGTTGGGACGCTGCTCGCCCGCCGCCTCGCCGGCACCGACGTCGTCCAGGCCGCCGGCTGGCACTTCATCATCGGTGGTGCCGGCCTCGCCGCGGTCGCCGCTGCGGTCGAAGGCCTCCCGCGCATCACCTGGACGCCACGGTTCGTGTTGGTCCTGGCGTTCCTCGCCCTCGTGGGGACGGCACTCGCCTTCTGGGCGTGGTTCACCGAGACGCTCCGTTCACCCCTCGCGCCCCTGGCGGCGTGGACGTTCCTCACCCCGCTGTTCGGCGTCGCCTTCGCGTTCGTAGCCGGTGCTGACACACCCGCCGGCTGGACCGCCGCCGGACTCGTCCTGGTCCTGGCCGCCTTGTGGGTGGTGCTGCGGCACCCGAACCCCGTCGCGGCCGCCCCCCCGGGCCGGCCGCAGTGA
- a CDS encoding type II glyceraldehyde-3-phosphate dehydrogenase produces MPDSTVRVAVNGFGVIGKRVADAISLQHDMELVGVADVASDYRVRVAVERGHRVFAATGEAGEEMDAAGIPVAGTMDDLLSQVDVVADCGPKRLAAANKQRYQAAGVKAIWQGGEKHELTGYSFCAQVNYAGAVNRDFARVVSCNTTALSRTMHALHRRGWVKRARAVLLRRGTDPVDSHAAGMINTVVPETKVPSHQGPDAQTVIPDLDITTLAGAGPFNLAHIHFAMVETTRPVSVDELRDALWDEPRIAFVRAGDGVVAMNAVVELMRDLDRPRGDMWEVAVWEDALAADDREVYLTFQVHNEAIVVPETVDCVRALTGIEVDGAASIAKTDQSLGVTKTFLPATTQPIAHVTDADVAHPGIAAVRAAHARFAEVGFKGSEEPTDDAST; encoded by the coding sequence GTGCCGGACAGCACAGTTCGAGTGGCGGTGAACGGCTTCGGGGTCATCGGCAAACGGGTCGCCGACGCGATCTCGCTCCAGCACGACATGGAGCTCGTCGGCGTCGCCGATGTGGCGTCGGACTATCGCGTGCGGGTGGCGGTCGAGCGTGGCCATCGGGTGTTCGCCGCCACGGGCGAGGCGGGCGAAGAGATGGACGCCGCCGGGATCCCGGTGGCGGGCACCATGGACGACTTGTTGTCCCAGGTCGATGTGGTCGCCGACTGCGGCCCCAAGCGGCTCGCCGCCGCCAACAAGCAGCGTTACCAGGCGGCGGGGGTCAAGGCCATCTGGCAGGGCGGCGAGAAGCACGAGCTGACCGGCTACTCGTTCTGCGCCCAGGTCAACTACGCAGGCGCGGTCAACCGCGACTTCGCCCGGGTCGTGTCGTGCAACACCACCGCGCTGAGCCGCACGATGCACGCCCTGCACCGCCGGGGCTGGGTCAAGCGCGCCCGCGCGGTGCTGCTGCGCCGGGGTACCGATCCGGTCGACTCGCACGCTGCCGGGATGATCAACACGGTCGTGCCCGAGACCAAGGTGCCCAGCCACCAGGGCCCCGACGCCCAGACCGTGATCCCCGACCTGGACATCACCACCCTCGCCGGGGCGGGACCGTTCAACCTCGCTCACATCCATTTCGCCATGGTCGAGACCACCCGCCCGGTGAGCGTCGACGAGCTGCGCGACGCACTGTGGGACGAGCCCCGCATCGCATTCGTCCGGGCCGGCGACGGCGTCGTTGCCATGAACGCGGTGGTCGAGCTGATGCGGGACCTGGACCGCCCGCGGGGCGACATGTGGGAGGTGGCGGTGTGGGAGGACGCCTTGGCCGCCGACGACCGCGAGGTCTACCTCACCTTCCAGGTGCACAACGAGGCGATCGTGGTGCCCGAGACCGTCGACTGCGTCCGGGCGCTGACCGGCATCGAGGTCGACGGCGCGGCGTCGATCGCCAAGACGGACCAGTCGCTGGGGGTCACCAAGACGTTCCTGCCTGCGACGACCCAGCCGATCGCGCACGTCACCGACGCCGACGTCGCCCATCCCGGCATCGCGGCGGTGCGGGCCGCGCACGCCCGGTTCGCCGAGGTCGGGTTCAAGGGTTCGGAGGAGCCCACCGACGACGCCAGCACATGA
- a CDS encoding NADH-ubiquinone oxidoreductase-F iron-sulfur binding region domain-containing protein, whose protein sequence is MSTQPSALLAGDGVPVESLDAYLALGGGEAFERARAGDPDAIVEELRRAGLRGRGGAGFPTAIKWGGVRADPAPTKFVCANGAEGEPGTFKDRYLLRMNPYQVIEGLAIARHVIGAKRAYLCVKRLFASEVARVRSALDELAARSDMAEAMELVLGPDEYLFGEEKALLSVVEGGLPLPRLFPPHVHGLFGPPYGDPSGGQHNPTVVNNLETLAHVPQIVRRGADWFRGLGTSDTPGTMLFTVSGDVQRPLVIEQPLGLTLRELVDDVAGGPPPGRRVKAVFAGLASAVVTGNGLDTPLSFDTMRRAGSALGSGGFIVYDDTACMVQVAWLFSRFLHVESCGQCPPCKLGSQRITERLDRLLDGSGKRRDLDDIAATVPWVPNGQRCALATSESVVIGSILAAFPEDFEAHLRSSCELGHDRILPKMTDYVPGEGFTYDRTYWRKQPDWTYQDP, encoded by the coding sequence GTGAGCACGCAACCCTCGGCGCTGTTGGCTGGCGACGGTGTGCCCGTCGAGTCCCTCGACGCCTATCTCGCCCTGGGCGGCGGCGAAGCATTCGAGCGCGCCCGCGCCGGTGACCCCGACGCAATCGTGGAGGAGCTGCGCCGCGCTGGGCTGCGCGGCCGCGGTGGCGCCGGTTTCCCCACCGCCATCAAGTGGGGCGGTGTCCGCGCCGATCCGGCACCGACGAAGTTCGTCTGCGCCAACGGCGCCGAGGGGGAGCCGGGCACCTTCAAGGACCGCTATCTGCTGCGGATGAACCCCTACCAGGTCATCGAGGGGCTTGCCATCGCCCGGCACGTGATCGGGGCCAAGCGCGCGTACCTCTGCGTGAAGCGCCTCTTCGCGTCCGAGGTCGCCAGGGTGCGCAGCGCGCTGGACGAGCTCGCGGCACGGTCAGACATGGCGGAGGCGATGGAGCTGGTGCTCGGGCCGGACGAGTACCTCTTCGGCGAGGAGAAGGCCCTGCTGTCGGTGGTCGAGGGCGGCCTGCCGTTGCCGCGTCTGTTTCCCCCGCATGTCCACGGCCTCTTCGGCCCGCCCTACGGCGATCCCAGCGGAGGGCAGCACAACCCGACGGTGGTGAACAACCTGGAGACGCTCGCCCACGTCCCCCAGATCGTCCGCCGCGGGGCCGACTGGTTTCGCGGCTTGGGCACGTCGGACACGCCGGGGACCATGCTCTTCACGGTCTCCGGCGACGTTCAGCGGCCCCTGGTGATCGAGCAGCCGCTGGGATTGACGCTGCGGGAGCTCGTCGACGACGTTGCCGGCGGGCCACCGCCTGGGCGGCGCGTGAAGGCCGTCTTCGCCGGGCTCGCCAGCGCCGTCGTGACCGGGAACGGCCTGGACACGCCGCTGAGCTTCGACACCATGCGCCGAGCCGGCTCCGCGCTCGGCTCGGGGGGCTTCATCGTCTATGACGACACCGCCTGCATGGTGCAGGTGGCCTGGCTGTTTTCGCGCTTCCTGCACGTCGAGTCCTGCGGTCAGTGCCCCCCGTGCAAGCTCGGCTCGCAGCGGATCACCGAACGCCTGGATCGGCTGCTCGACGGCTCCGGGAAGCGCCGCGACCTCGATGACATCGCCGCCACCGTGCCGTGGGTGCCCAACGGGCAGCGGTGCGCGCTGGCGACCTCGGAGTCCGTGGTCATCGGCAGCATCCTCGCCGCCTTCCCCGAAGATTTCGAGGCCCACCTCCGCAGCAGCTGCGAGCTGGGCCACGACCGGATACTGCCGAAGATGACCGATTACGTGCCCGGGGAGGGTTTCACCTACGACCGAACCTACTGGCGCAAGCAACCGGACTGGACCTACCAGGACCCGTGA
- a CDS encoding heavy metal translocating P-type ATPase, translated as MSTPAGHDHAHHGGHGAAEADTRATAVLEVGGLNWASEKAIVEAALGRLTGVERVEANPVAQTATVTYDPAVTNVAELQRWVEACGYHCEGQSVPDHLCNPMEEPTPEPQARHPASHEGHEGHEGHAGHEGHGPAASAEAAARSPHEVMGHGGHGGASMAEMVADMRRRFVVAAVFSVPILLWSPIGRDVLDFDVAAPFGLRDDVFALLLSLPVIFWSGWIFFDGAWRALRARTLDMMVLVAVAVGAGWLYSLWVTLTGGGEVFYEAATVLAAFVLLGHWFEMRARGGANDAIRALLDLAPPMATVIRGGETVEVPTAEVQVGDLLLVRPGAKVAVDGIVEDGESELDESMVTGESLPVHKAPGDAVIGATLNTTGTLRVRATKIGADTALAQIVKLVQEAQNSKAPGQRLADKAAFWLVFVALIGGTGTFFVWSVLVDRPVSEAILFAITVVVITCPDALGLATPTAIMVGTGLGAKRGVLFKNAMALETAARLDTVVMDKTGTLTKGEPEVTDVIADGIDEARLLALTAAVERESEHPLAQAIVAEADRRGVSTLRADGFDSVPGHGAVATVDGHRVLVGNRRLMARENIQLDGLAARREELANGGRTAVIVAVDGRASGLVAMADAPRETAAAAVAGLRRLGAEVVMLTGDNEATARRIASLLGVTTVIADVLPGDKSTKVAELQAEGRRVAMVGDGVNDAPALAQADVGVAIGAGTDVAIETADVVLMRSDPLDVPAAIQIGRGTLRKMRQNLGWAVGYNVIALPIAAGVFEPAFGLVLRPEIAALSMSGSSFIVAVNAVMLKRLRLASPDDGAAPRTAAAPAPVGTAP; from the coding sequence ATGAGCACACCAGCCGGCCACGACCACGCCCACCACGGCGGCCACGGCGCTGCAGAGGCCGACACGCGCGCCACGGCCGTCCTCGAGGTCGGAGGGCTGAACTGGGCCAGCGAGAAGGCGATCGTCGAAGCTGCCCTGGGGCGGCTGACCGGCGTCGAGCGGGTGGAGGCGAACCCCGTCGCCCAGACGGCGACGGTCACCTACGACCCGGCGGTGACCAACGTCGCCGAGCTGCAGCGGTGGGTCGAGGCGTGCGGCTACCACTGCGAGGGCCAGTCCGTGCCCGACCACCTGTGCAACCCGATGGAGGAGCCGACGCCCGAACCCCAAGCGCGCCATCCGGCCAGCCACGAGGGCCACGAGGGCCACGAGGGCCACGCGGGACACGAGGGCCACGGGCCGGCGGCTAGTGCAGAGGCGGCGGCGCGCTCACCGCACGAGGTCATGGGCCACGGCGGCCACGGCGGCGCGTCGATGGCCGAGATGGTGGCCGACATGCGCCGGCGGTTCGTAGTGGCGGCCGTGTTCTCGGTGCCGATCCTGCTGTGGTCACCGATCGGCCGCGACGTCCTCGACTTCGACGTGGCCGCGCCGTTCGGCCTCCGCGACGACGTCTTCGCGCTGCTGCTCAGCCTGCCGGTCATCTTCTGGTCAGGGTGGATCTTCTTCGACGGCGCGTGGCGGGCGCTGCGGGCCCGGACACTGGACATGATGGTGCTCGTCGCCGTGGCGGTCGGCGCCGGGTGGCTGTACTCGCTGTGGGTGACCCTCACCGGCGGGGGCGAGGTGTTCTACGAGGCGGCCACCGTCCTGGCCGCGTTCGTGCTGCTGGGGCACTGGTTCGAGATGCGCGCCCGGGGCGGCGCCAACGACGCCATCCGGGCCCTGCTGGATCTGGCGCCGCCGATGGCCACGGTCATCCGCGGCGGCGAGACCGTCGAGGTGCCCACCGCCGAGGTGCAGGTCGGCGACCTGCTGCTGGTGCGGCCAGGCGCCAAGGTCGCCGTCGACGGGATCGTCGAGGACGGCGAGAGCGAGCTCGACGAGTCGATGGTCACCGGCGAGAGCCTTCCCGTGCACAAGGCGCCCGGCGACGCGGTGATCGGCGCCACGCTCAACACCACCGGCACGCTGCGGGTGCGGGCCACCAAGATCGGCGCCGACACAGCGCTCGCCCAGATCGTCAAGCTCGTCCAGGAGGCCCAGAACTCCAAGGCGCCCGGCCAGCGCCTCGCCGACAAGGCGGCGTTCTGGCTCGTGTTCGTCGCCCTCATCGGCGGCACCGGCACCTTCTTCGTCTGGAGCGTCCTCGTCGACCGGCCGGTGAGCGAGGCGATCCTGTTCGCCATCACCGTGGTGGTCATCACCTGCCCCGACGCCCTCGGCCTCGCCACCCCCACGGCGATCATGGTCGGCACCGGCCTCGGCGCCAAGCGGGGCGTGCTGTTCAAGAACGCCATGGCCCTCGAGACCGCCGCTCGCCTCGACACCGTGGTGATGGACAAGACCGGGACCCTCACCAAGGGCGAGCCCGAGGTGACCGACGTGATCGCCGACGGCATCGACGAGGCACGCCTGCTCGCCCTCACCGCGGCGGTCGAACGCGAGTCCGAGCACCCGCTCGCCCAGGCCATCGTGGCCGAGGCCGACCGTCGGGGCGTCAGCACGTTGCGAGCCGACGGCTTCGACAGCGTGCCCGGACACGGCGCCGTGGCCACGGTCGACGGCCACCGGGTGCTGGTCGGCAACCGACGGCTCATGGCGCGCGAGAACATCCAGCTCGACGGTCTCGCCGCCCGCCGCGAGGAACTCGCCAACGGGGGTCGCACTGCGGTGATCGTCGCGGTCGACGGCCGCGCCTCGGGTCTGGTCGCGATGGCCGACGCCCCCCGCGAGACCGCCGCGGCCGCGGTGGCGGGGCTGCGGCGCCTCGGAGCGGAGGTGGTGATGTTGACCGGCGACAACGAGGCCACCGCCCGCCGCATCGCCTCCCTGCTAGGGGTCACCACCGTCATCGCCGACGTGCTCCCGGGCGACAAGTCCACCAAGGTGGCCGAGCTGCAGGCCGAGGGCCGCAGGGTAGCCATGGTGGGCGACGGCGTGAACGACGCCCCGGCACTGGCACAAGCTGACGTCGGCGTGGCGATCGGGGCCGGCACCGATGTGGCCATCGAGACCGCGGATGTCGTGTTGATGCGCAGCGACCCGCTGGACGTGCCCGCCGCGATCCAGATCGGCCGCGGGACCCTGCGCAAGATGCGCCAGAACCTCGGCTGGGCCGTCGGCTACAACGTCATCGCCCTGCCCATCGCCGCCGGGGTGTTCGAGCCCGCCTTCGGCCTGGTTCTCCGCCCCGAGATCGCGGCGCTGTCGATGTCGGGATCGAGCTTCATCGTGGCCGTGAACGCCGTGATGCTGAAGCGCCTCCGGCTCGCGTCCCCCGACGACGGCGCGGCCCCCCGAACAGCCGCGGCGCCGGCACCCGTCGGCACGGCCCCCTGA